From Pirellulaceae bacterium:
TACAGCGATTGCCACTGGACGCTGCGTTGCGATATGCAATTACCACTGTTGTTCGATATGGAATTATTGTCAGTGGCATCTCGATCGCTTTCGCTTATCTGGGGTTTGGGTGGGAAAGGGTCCAATGGCTTGTTGCCGCCGTGAGTGTTGGTCTCGGGTTTGGTTTGCAGGAAATCTTTGCGAACTTTGTCAGCGGGTTGATTCTGCTGTTTGAACGACCGTTGCGCGCAGGAGATATTGTTACCGTTGGAGACATCACCGGAAAAGTTGTGCAAATCAAGATGCGCGCCACGACCATTCAAGATTGGGATCGGAAAGAACTTGTGGTTCCCAATAAGGAGTTTATTACAGGTAACTTGCTCAACTGGACTTTGACGGATTCTGTGAATCGACTGACCGTGACGGTCGGAGTGGCTTATGGGGAGGATGTGGAGCGAACTCGAGAAATTCTCCTGGAAGCGGCGAGTGCAAATCCTAATGTGCTTGACACTCCCCCGCCGACGGTGACCTTTGATTTGTTTGCTGATAGTTCGCTCAATTTTTCGCTGCGAGTCTTCTTGCCGCATGTCGATGTCCGTTTGCCCGTCACGAGCGAGTTGCACAGAGATATTTATAAGCGGCTTGGGGAAGCCGGGATCGAGATTCCCTTTCCGCAGCGAGATCTTCACATTCGATCCAATGATTCGGGCCGCGCTGACGACACGCCCTCGGAGGTAAAGACGCCTTCCTAGGGTTGCCGATTCAATTGGTGCGATTTGCCATCAGGATGGTGGGGGATGGGGCCACGTCTGATGCTAATTGCGTTCCCGTCCGCTGATTTGGCCAGTGCAAACCATTTATTGCGATGGTCCGACGATCACTCTGACCCGGTCGGGAAAGTCGGTGAACAATCCGTCAATTTGCGCCTCAACAAACCAGTCGATTAACGTCGGCCAGTCATCGACATAGTCGGGCAACTGGTCCACCCGGAACGTGTAAGGGTGAACAAGTAGTTGATGGCGGTGTGCGTCAGCGACAAGGGAAGTGATCTGAGGTTTTCCATCGGTTCGTCGCCCTGAAATCACTTGTTTCAATTCGGGGCCAATGCCCTGTGCGTAACTGGCCACCCGGTGCAGACCCTCGTCAGTCAGCATTTTTGAATACGTTTGTTCCCCCGGTTTATCCTTGCCCATCAATTGCACAATTTTCAGTTTGCAGCCTAATTCGTTTCGAATTCGCATGAGTTCAGCTTGCTCGAAACACTGCAAGTAGACGGGTGCGTTGGCATCGGTGTATCCGAATCGTGCCAGGCTGTTTAGCACAATGGGACTGATGTCTTTGCCTTGATCGCGATGCCATTTTGGATATTTAATTTCGGGATAGACGCCGATTGTCCGGTGACGTGTTTGATTTAACCCGTGGATGATCTGGAGTTCTTCTTCGAAGGTGGGAATGGTAAATGGTTTGTTCTCGGTGGGGAATCGATTGGGGAAGGCCGGTCGACCCGTGCGGTGATCAATCCGTTCACCAATTCTCAGTGTTTTGATTTCAGCCAGGGTGAAGTCAATGGCATAAAACCGACCATCGTTCCTGGCGCGATCCGGAAACTTACTGCGGACATCACTCACGGTATCGAGATAAATGTCATGCAGCACAATGGGATGAAGATCACTTGTCAGCACCAGATCCTGTTCGATGAAATCGGCATTCATCGCATGGGCGGCGGCGACTGCGGCCAAAGTGTGTTCTGGCAGATAGCCCGATGCGCCGCGATGTGCGATCACCGTGGGGCGGGCTGCCGACAGAGGTTGCATGATCGTGCCAACGAACAACAGAACTCGAATGAGTTGAAGCATGGACCACTCGTGGGATCAACGGCGAATGCCTGGAAGGGATGGAATGCCGGCTACTTTATGTTACCGCTAATTCGGCCGCCAGTCGCTTGAGTTCACTCAAATCTAATTTTCCTGTTCCCAGCATAGGGATTTCATCGATGGTGAAAAAACTATCTGCTGAGGGAATGAAGATATTCGGCAGACCCTCCTGTTTGAGTGCTTCGCACAATTCGTCGCTGGATTGTTTCACCGGGGTATGCAAGACGATCAGCCGTTCCCCTTTTCTTTCATCGGGGATTGCAGTGACTGCAATCTGAGGGCTTTCCTCGTCCTCCGCGTCGTAGCCGATCGCTTTTTGTAGCTCTTCTTCGATACGCAGATGAGGAACCATTTCGCCACCAATCTTAGAGAATCGGCTCTGGCGGCCCGTGATCCGAATGAAGCCTTCATCGTCAATTTCTGCGATATCTCCGGTGACATACCAGCCATTCTTGATCACTTCGCGGGTCTTGTCGGGTTCATTCAGGTAGCCTTTCATCACGTTGGATCCTTTAATCATCAACATGCCTGCCTGCCCTGAACTCAAATCGGCTTCGTTGTCGAGATCGACGACTTTGGCCGAAACACCAGGAAGAGGACGTCCGACAGTGCCTTCTTTTAAGTCGATTTGATGATCTTGCATCGTGCGACTGGGTGGAATGTTAACACAGACCAGCGGCGATAATTCGGTCGCTCCATAACCTTCGACGGGGCGAACACCAAACTTTTTTTCGAAGGCGTCACAGAGTTCAACGGGAAGTTTTTCAGCTCCGGCAACGACAGTGTCTAACGAGGCAAAATCTTCTTTGCTACATCGACGTAGATAACTTCGCAAGAAAGTTGGCGTGGAAAGCAAGACAGTGCCTCGGTGTTTTCCACACAGTTTGCCGACTTGTCGCGCATCCAACGGATTGAAATGGTAGATGCCCTTGATGTCGAGAGAAACGACTGCCCAGAGAGTAACCGTGAAGCCGAAGGAGTGGAAGAACGGAAGGATGCCGATGATGACATCCTCGGAGGTGAGGTGGATGATCTGATCAACCGCTTTGACGTTGGAGGCGATATTGGCGTTGGTCAGCATTACACCTTTGGGGATGCCGGTTGAACCCGATGTGAAAATGACGGTCAGCAGATCGTCCGCCTTGCATTGATCAAGGGTCAAGGATCGGCAAAGCAAGCCGCTTGGACAGACGTAAGAGGCCAACGCCGATGTCACCTTGTCGGCCAAGGTGACTTTTTCGCGGTAATCATCCAGGTAAATGAGTTCAGCATCGATGTCGAACTGAAGCTTTTCCATGACTTTGCGACTGGTTAGCACGTGTTGGATGTTCGCTTGACGAATGCACTGATTCATGACATCGGACGAGACGGTGTAGTTCAGGTTGATCGCGACGCGCCGGTCCAGTGTGAGTGCCAAATTGGTGACGACACCGCCGGCGCTCGGCGGCAGTAAGATACCAACATTCGGTTCGTGGGCCTTCAGGATATAGCGGCGCAATAAACGTCTCAGAATCAACGCTCGCATTAATAACGATCCGCCTGTCAGGTCGACGCCACTCGAATCGGCAACCTTCGATTTGAACTTGCGCTTTTTGCAGGATTTAACCATCTCCATCGGGAGTGACACCAGGCTGTCTTTCTTTGTCTCCACTGCGGATGCTCCTAATTCCTGAACGGCTTGTCGCACTTTGTGAACATCAGTCACGCCCTCGAGTGGTTTGCCGAAATGGATTGAAATCGGGTAGGGGATTTTACGAGGCACCTTCCAAAAGAATTTTCCGCGTTCGAAACTAAAGATGCTACCCCAGAGTCCATCAAAGTAGACGGGGATCACCGGAACATCGGTGCCTTTGACCATTCGGAGCATGCCGGGGCGAAACGGTTGCATGATGCCGGAACGAGTGATCCCACCTTCCGGAAAGATGCCGACCAATTCTCCGTTCTTCATCGCTTCCTTGGCCGTTTTCAACGCTCGCACGATTGACTTGGGCCCCTCGCTAATCATGATTGCCCCCCACATGGAAGCGAGTTTCTTCATGAATCGGCTCTGGAAGTTACCGTCGTAAACTACCATGCGGACGGGGCGCGAACTGATCAACATCATTAAG
This genomic window contains:
- the glpQ gene encoding glycerophosphodiester phosphodiesterase, with product MLQLIRVLLFVGTIMQPLSAARPTVIAHRGASGYLPEHTLAAVAAAHAMNADFIEQDLVLTSDLHPIVLHDIYLDTVSDVRSKFPDRARNDGRFYAIDFTLAEIKTLRIGERIDHRTGRPAFPNRFPTENKPFTIPTFEEELQIIHGLNQTRHRTIGVYPEIKYPKWHRDQGKDISPIVLNSLARFGYTDANAPVYLQCFEQAELMRIRNELGCKLKIVQLMGKDKPGEQTYSKMLTDEGLHRVASYAQGIGPELKQVISGRRTDGKPQITSLVADAHRHQLLVHPYTFRVDQLPDYVDDWPTLIDWFVEAQIDGLFTDFPDRVRVIVGPSQ
- a CDS encoding AMP-binding protein, whose translation is MSASNLTTLTDILLALLVFAGSGMEKLAQQEATYPMGAEWSTTLDHFQQYSGQHQTNSIDQWPAELTQYQALIGQLDSRLWGVSLFSAPAIFFACGLLSLLVLAYVLFVIPKATIRFIVWVLSKLFYRITIHGRENLPERGGALLVANHVSWLDGILMMLISSRPVRMVVYDGNFQSRFMKKLASMWGAIMISEGPKSIVRALKTAKEAMKNGELVGIFPEGGITRSGIMQPFRPGMLRMVKGTDVPVIPVYFDGLWGSIFSFERGKFFWKVPRKIPYPISIHFGKPLEGVTDVHKVRQAVQELGASAVETKKDSLVSLPMEMVKSCKKRKFKSKVADSSGVDLTGGSLLMRALILRRLLRRYILKAHEPNVGILLPPSAGGVVTNLALTLDRRVAINLNYTVSSDVMNQCIRQANIQHVLTSRKVMEKLQFDIDAELIYLDDYREKVTLADKVTSALASYVCPSGLLCRSLTLDQCKADDLLTVIFTSGSTGIPKGVMLTNANIASNVKAVDQIIHLTSEDVIIGILPFFHSFGFTVTLWAVVSLDIKGIYHFNPLDARQVGKLCGKHRGTVLLSTPTFLRSYLRRCSKEDFASLDTVVAGAEKLPVELCDAFEKKFGVRPVEGYGATELSPLVCVNIPPSRTMQDHQIDLKEGTVGRPLPGVSAKVVDLDNEADLSSGQAGMLMIKGSNVMKGYLNEPDKTREVIKNGWYVTGDIAEIDDEGFIRITGRQSRFSKIGGEMVPHLRIEEELQKAIGYDAEDEESPQIAVTAIPDERKGERLIVLHTPVKQSSDELCEALKQEGLPNIFIPSADSFFTIDEIPMLGTGKLDLSELKRLAAELAVT